A genomic segment from Triplophysa dalaica isolate WHDGS20190420 chromosome 22, ASM1584641v1, whole genome shotgun sequence encodes:
- the alcama gene encoding CD166 antigen homolog A isoform X1, which translates to MQSVIYLFGALIAALMFSSGSCKQTVTALYGETIEVPCNDGNNKPEGLIFTKWKYIKDDGSIGELLVKHLQKDEATVSATDGYKNRVSIAENSSLLIAQGSLADQRVFTCMVVSLTNLEEYSVEVKVNKIPSAPVIKNKAKELENGKLTTLGECVAESGNPAANLIWMKNNQPLVDDAKTIIIKSTVTKDPATHLSSTSSSLQYTASKEDMASQFTCMAKHVLGPDQVSSAEIFPIHYPTERVSLQVLSPTPIREGDNITLKCQADGNPPPTSFNFNIKGQRVPVMNKDIYTITGVTRADSGMYKCSLLNKDEMESTQIVTVSFLDVSLSPKENVVKKVGESLVVSLEKNSSAEAKVKWTKDKLTLDKLPSFSNLTYSDAGLYECDVSIEGIRRTFLFKLTVEGTPKIRSLTKHRTTDGKHKILTCEAEGSPQPDVIWSVNGTNDHVAYVNGKATYKLTVVPSKNLTVTCEVINNLGSDKREINVFSLFEEEKLIPDKSEGGAEQAKVIVGVVVGLIIAAALVGLIYWIYIKKSRQGSWKTGEKEAGTSEESKKLEENNHKV; encoded by the exons GGAGCTGCAAACAAACAGTCACGGCTCTGTATGGCGAGACAATTGAAGTGCCATGCAACGATGGAAATAACAAGCCAGAAGGCCTCATTTTCACCAAATGGAAATAC ATTAAGGACGACGGCTCTATTGGCGAACTTCTCGTGAAGCATCTTCAGAAAGACGAAGCGACCGTGTCCGCCACAGATGGATACAAAAACAGAGTTAGCATCGCTGAAAACTCCAGTCTGCTGATTGCTCAGGGCTCGCTGGCCGATCAGAGAGTTTTCACCTGCATGGTGGTTTCTTTAACCAACCTGGAAGAATACTCGGTGGAAGTGAAAGTTAACA AGATACCATCGGCCCCTGTGATCAAAAACAAAGCCAAGGAACTGGAAAACGGCAAGCTAACAACG ttGGGGGAATGCGTGGCAGAGAGTGGCAACCCAGCCGCAAATCTCATCTGGATGAAGAACAACCAGCCGCTTGTGGATGATGCCAAGA CGATTATCATCAAATCTACTGTTACCAAGGACCCAGCCACACATTTGTCGAGCACGTCTTCCAGTCTGCAGTACACTGCCAGTAAAGAGGACATGGCATCGCAGTTTACCTGCATGGCGAAACATGTGCTGGGCCCAGACCAGGTTTCATCGGCTGAGATCTTCCCAATTCACT ACCCCACTGAGAGGGTGAGTCTACAGGTCCTCTCTCCGACTCCCATTAGGGAAGGTGATAATATAACACTGAAATGCCAGGCGGATGGAAACCCTCCCCCTACCAGCTTCAACTTCAACATTAAG GGTCAGAGGGTCCCAGTGATGAACAAGGACATCTATACTATCACTGGAGTGACCCGAGCAGACAGCGGCATGTACAAATGCTCCCTTCTAAATAAAGATGAGATGGAGTCCACTCAGATTGTTACAGTGAGCT TTCTGGATGTAAGTCTCAGTCCTAAAGAGAATGTGGTGAAAAAGGTCGGGGAAAGCTTGGTGGTGTCATTGGAAAAGAACTCCTCCGCTGAAGCAAAAGTGAAATGGACAAAG GACAAGCTCACACTAGACAAACTGCCAAGCTTCTCCAATCTGACATACAGCGACGCAGGACTGTACGAGTGTGACGTGTCCATTGAAGGAATCAGACGCACCTTTCTTTTCAAGCTGACGGTAGAAG gtACTCCAAAAATTAGGAGTCTGACAAAGCATCGCACCACTGACGGCAAACACAAAATCCTGACATGCGAGGCAGAGGGTTCACCCCAACCAGACGTGATATGGAGTGTCAATGGAACTAAT GATCACGTGGCATACGTCAATGGGAAGGCCACATACAAACTGACCGTAGTGCCTAGTAAGAACCTCACCGTCACCTGCGAGGTGATAAATAATCTAGGAAGTGACAAAAGAGAAATCAATGTATTTTCAC TATTTGAGGAGGAGAAGCTCATTCCAG aTAAAAGTGAAGGGGGTGCGGAGCAGGCCAAGGTGATTGTGGGTGTTGTGGTTGGTCTTATCATTGCTGCTGCTCTGGTTGGACTGATCTACTGGATCTATATAAAGAAATCAAG ACAAGGCAGCTGGAAGACTGGAGAGAAGGAGGCGGGCACTTCAGAAGAGAGCAAGAAACTGGAGGAAAACAACCATAAAGTCTAG
- the alcama gene encoding CD166 antigen homolog A isoform X2 yields MQSVIYLFGALIAALMFSSGSCKQTVTALYGETIEVPCNDGNNKPEGLIFTKWKYIKDDGSIGELLVKHLQKDEATVSATDGYKNRVSIAENSSLLIAQGSLADQRVFTCMVVSLTNLEEYSVEVKVNKIPSAPVIKNKAKELENGKLTTLGECVAESGNPAANLIWMKNNQPLVDDAKTIIIKSTVTKDPATHLSSTSSSLQYTASKEDMASQFTCMAKHVLGPDQVSSAEIFPIHYPTERVSLQVLSPTPIREGDNITLKCQADGNPPPTSFNFNIKGQRVPVMNKDIYTITGVTRADSGMYKCSLLNKDEMESTQIVTVSFLDVSLSPKENVVKKVGESLVVSLEKNSSAEAKVKWTKDKLTLDKLPSFSNLTYSDAGLYECDVSIEGIRRTFLFKLTVEGTPKIRSLTKHRTTDGKHKILTCEAEGSPQPDVIWSVNGTNDHVAYVNGKATYKLTVVPSKNLTVTCEVINNLGSDKREINVFSHKSEGGAEQAKVIVGVVVGLIIAAALVGLIYWIYIKKSRQGSWKTGEKEAGTSEESKKLEENNHKV; encoded by the exons GGAGCTGCAAACAAACAGTCACGGCTCTGTATGGCGAGACAATTGAAGTGCCATGCAACGATGGAAATAACAAGCCAGAAGGCCTCATTTTCACCAAATGGAAATAC ATTAAGGACGACGGCTCTATTGGCGAACTTCTCGTGAAGCATCTTCAGAAAGACGAAGCGACCGTGTCCGCCACAGATGGATACAAAAACAGAGTTAGCATCGCTGAAAACTCCAGTCTGCTGATTGCTCAGGGCTCGCTGGCCGATCAGAGAGTTTTCACCTGCATGGTGGTTTCTTTAACCAACCTGGAAGAATACTCGGTGGAAGTGAAAGTTAACA AGATACCATCGGCCCCTGTGATCAAAAACAAAGCCAAGGAACTGGAAAACGGCAAGCTAACAACG ttGGGGGAATGCGTGGCAGAGAGTGGCAACCCAGCCGCAAATCTCATCTGGATGAAGAACAACCAGCCGCTTGTGGATGATGCCAAGA CGATTATCATCAAATCTACTGTTACCAAGGACCCAGCCACACATTTGTCGAGCACGTCTTCCAGTCTGCAGTACACTGCCAGTAAAGAGGACATGGCATCGCAGTTTACCTGCATGGCGAAACATGTGCTGGGCCCAGACCAGGTTTCATCGGCTGAGATCTTCCCAATTCACT ACCCCACTGAGAGGGTGAGTCTACAGGTCCTCTCTCCGACTCCCATTAGGGAAGGTGATAATATAACACTGAAATGCCAGGCGGATGGAAACCCTCCCCCTACCAGCTTCAACTTCAACATTAAG GGTCAGAGGGTCCCAGTGATGAACAAGGACATCTATACTATCACTGGAGTGACCCGAGCAGACAGCGGCATGTACAAATGCTCCCTTCTAAATAAAGATGAGATGGAGTCCACTCAGATTGTTACAGTGAGCT TTCTGGATGTAAGTCTCAGTCCTAAAGAGAATGTGGTGAAAAAGGTCGGGGAAAGCTTGGTGGTGTCATTGGAAAAGAACTCCTCCGCTGAAGCAAAAGTGAAATGGACAAAG GACAAGCTCACACTAGACAAACTGCCAAGCTTCTCCAATCTGACATACAGCGACGCAGGACTGTACGAGTGTGACGTGTCCATTGAAGGAATCAGACGCACCTTTCTTTTCAAGCTGACGGTAGAAG gtACTCCAAAAATTAGGAGTCTGACAAAGCATCGCACCACTGACGGCAAACACAAAATCCTGACATGCGAGGCAGAGGGTTCACCCCAACCAGACGTGATATGGAGTGTCAATGGAACTAAT GATCACGTGGCATACGTCAATGGGAAGGCCACATACAAACTGACCGTAGTGCCTAGTAAGAACCTCACCGTCACCTGCGAGGTGATAAATAATCTAGGAAGTGACAAAAGAGAAATCAATGTATTTTCAC aTAAAAGTGAAGGGGGTGCGGAGCAGGCCAAGGTGATTGTGGGTGTTGTGGTTGGTCTTATCATTGCTGCTGCTCTGGTTGGACTGATCTACTGGATCTATATAAAGAAATCAAG ACAAGGCAGCTGGAAGACTGGAGAGAAGGAGGCGGGCACTTCAGAAGAGAGCAAGAAACTGGAGGAAAACAACCATAAAGTCTAG